A DNA window from Aminipila luticellarii contains the following coding sequences:
- a CDS encoding ABC transporter ATP-binding protein yields MRLSAENIRFRYTKERTILKNIHFHMDSGEVVGLTGSSGAGKTTLGKILAGYQKPERGTVLIDGKAIDQGGFCPVQLIFQHPEKAVNPKWKMRKILEEAGMPSEQLMVALGIQKEWLNRWPGELSGGELQRFCVIRALSERTQFIIADEMTAMLDAITQAQIWQAVLEYAKLRHIGILVISHDSFLMDKICSRKVSLTHLQNS; encoded by the coding sequence GATATACAAAGGAACGAACCATTTTAAAGAATATCCATTTCCATATGGACAGCGGTGAAGTAGTGGGACTGACCGGTTCCAGCGGAGCCGGAAAAACGACACTGGGAAAAATTCTTGCCGGATATCAGAAGCCGGAAAGGGGTACAGTGCTGATCGATGGAAAGGCAATCGATCAGGGAGGCTTTTGCCCCGTACAACTCATTTTTCAGCATCCGGAAAAAGCGGTAAATCCAAAATGGAAAATGCGGAAGATCCTTGAGGAAGCAGGAATGCCCTCTGAGCAGTTGATGGTCGCCCTGGGAATTCAGAAGGAATGGCTGAACCGATGGCCCGGCGAACTGTCTGGCGGGGAACTGCAAAGATTCTGCGTGATAAGAGCATTGTCCGAAAGGACACAGTTCATTATTGCGGATGAAATGACCGCCATGCTGGATGCCATTACGCAGGCACAAATCTGGCAAGCAGTGCTTGAATATGCAAAGCTCCGCCACATAGGTATTCTTGTGATCAGCCACGACTCCTTTCTGATGGATAAAATCTGCAGCAGGAAAGTATCCCTTACCCATTTGCAGAACTCTTAA
- a CDS encoding NADH-quinone oxidoreductase subunit 5 family protein — translation MSLITVLILFPLVVSIVTFLVRKESIRSAILRVGAVGTAVLTIYTALQYFNDGLLLSFGDTEPIDLGMMVVEIGLAVYIISTGIKTKKYLLSLFSLFQTGLILWFELTQKEGIEVETGIVFDKLSGIMILVVGIIGSLICLYAVGYMKAYHNHHTDVPERKSFFLSVLFLFLSAMFGLVLCNNLMWIYFCWEITTFCSYLLIGYTKTPEARNNSLLALTINVGGGVAFACAIVMIGMNFDTLELSTLISMKPEALVLIPVFLLCVAALTKSAQLPFSAWLLGAMVAPTPSSALLHSATMVKAGVYLIIRLAPLLGTTSVGRIITLVGAVTFLACSLMAISQRDAKKVLAYSTIANLGLIVMCGSIGTQEAIWAAMLLVIFHAVSKSLLFLSVGAIENQLGNRNIENMNILMNVSRKLGVYLMIGIAGMFLAPFGMLISKWVAMKSFIDSNNIIIVIMLAYGSAATLFYWGKWIGTLVSNGSAKDHEHHSKFSLDEEIPIFLQAAIVVVSCLAFPIISKFAIVPYLSETFGGAAMAPIGTGNQIIMVIMMSILILLPLGYIPISKKEKARITPIYMAGENAGDNENFIAATGVKRKSDLSNWYLEGYFGGKNFTFWSNMTSIAILCIGVLLLIWRWAL, via the coding sequence ATGAGTTTAATTACGGTATTAATACTATTTCCATTAGTAGTGTCTATTGTGACATTCTTGGTCAGAAAGGAGAGCATCAGGAGTGCGATTTTAAGAGTTGGTGCAGTCGGTACAGCAGTACTGACCATCTACACGGCTCTGCAGTATTTCAACGACGGACTGCTCCTGTCATTCGGGGATACAGAACCGATTGATTTGGGGATGATGGTTGTTGAAATCGGTTTGGCTGTGTATATTATTTCCACTGGTATAAAAACAAAGAAGTATTTGCTTTCTTTGTTCTCACTCTTCCAGACCGGTTTAATTCTTTGGTTCGAATTGACCCAAAAAGAAGGAATTGAAGTGGAAACAGGCATCGTATTTGACAAGCTGTCCGGCATTATGATTCTGGTAGTAGGAATCATCGGAAGCTTGATTTGTCTGTATGCGGTTGGTTATATGAAAGCCTATCATAATCACCATACGGACGTGCCGGAAAGAAAATCCTTCTTTTTGTCAGTATTGTTCCTTTTCCTGTCCGCTATGTTCGGATTGGTTTTGTGCAACAACCTGATGTGGATTTATTTCTGTTGGGAGATTACAACATTCTGCTCTTACTTACTGATTGGTTATACCAAAACCCCGGAAGCAAGGAACAATTCCTTACTTGCTTTGACGATCAATGTGGGCGGCGGCGTGGCCTTTGCATGTGCGATCGTAATGATCGGTATGAACTTCGATACGCTGGAGCTTTCAACATTGATTTCCATGAAACCTGAAGCTTTGGTACTGATTCCGGTATTTCTGCTTTGTGTTGCTGCTCTTACAAAGTCTGCGCAGCTTCCGTTTTCAGCATGGCTGTTGGGTGCAATGGTAGCACCTACACCGTCTTCTGCATTGCTGCATTCCGCCACAATGGTAAAAGCAGGTGTATATCTGATTATTCGATTGGCACCGTTACTGGGAACCACATCCGTAGGCCGTATCATTACTTTGGTCGGTGCCGTTACATTCCTGGCATGTTCTCTGATGGCCATTTCCCAGAGAGATGCAAAGAAGGTTCTGGCTTATTCGACCATTGCGAATTTAGGCTTGATTGTTATGTGCGGAAGTATCGGTACGCAGGAAGCCATTTGGGCAGCTATGCTGCTGGTAATATTCCATGCCGTTTCCAAATCCCTTCTGTTCCTATCCGTTGGTGCTATAGAGAATCAGCTGGGAAACAGAAATATCGAAAACATGAACATTTTAATGAACGTATCCAGAAAGCTTGGAGTTTATCTGATGATCGGTATAGCCGGTATGTTCTTGGCACCATTCGGAATGCTGATTTCAAAGTGGGTTGCCATGAAATCCTTTATTGATTCAAACAATATCATTATAGTAATCATGCTTGCTTACGGCAGTGCCGCAACCTTATTCTATTGGGGTAAATGGATTGGAACACTTGTTTCTAACGGCAGCGCAAAGGATCATGAACATCACAGCAAGTTCTCTCTGGATGAAGAAATTCCAATCTTCCTTCAGGCAGCCATTGTTGTCGTATCATGTCTTGCATTTCCGATTATATCGAAGTTCGCGATTGTTCCATATTTATCTGAAACATTTGGGGGAGCAGCTATGGCTCCGATCGGAACAGGCAATCAAATTATCATGGTCATCATGATGAGCATACTTATTTTATTACCTTTAGGCTATATTCCAATAAGCAAAAAGGAAAAAGCCAGAATTACACCGATTTATATGGCCGGTGAAAATGCTGGAGACAATGAAAACTTCATTGCTGCAACTGGCGTAAAGCGTAAGAGTGATTTGAGCAACTGGTATCTGGAAGGATACTTTGGCGGTAAAAATTTTACATTCTGGAGTAATATGACATCTATTGCAATCTTATGCATAGGCGTGTTACTACTTATTTGGAGGTGGGCTTTATAA
- a CDS encoding respiratory chain complex I subunit 1 family protein — MLLAIRIILIIVLTPLVGGLLAGFDRIISARVQGRKGPPLLQPFYDVLKLIKKENIQVNKTYKFYVYVSLIFIILTAVIMLMGGDILLAIFVLTLGAIFFAFGGYASQSPYSIIGAERELLQMMAYEPMVLITAAGLYMVSKTFFISGIISQDVPAIVYLPAVFVGFVYILTFKLRKSPFDLSLGHHAHQELVQGISTEYSGKELAVIEVTHWYESIISLAFVYVFFATSNPVSHVWAVIACLVVYLFEIILDNSTVRVKWQLAFKSAWIVTGVVSIINLMILSFLKF; from the coding sequence ATGTTGTTAGCAATTCGTATTATTTTAATCATTGTTCTGACCCCGTTGGTTGGCGGACTGCTTGCAGGATTCGACCGAATTATCTCAGCAAGAGTGCAGGGAAGAAAGGGACCACCTTTATTACAGCCTTTTTATGATGTATTGAAGCTGATAAAAAAGGAAAACATACAGGTCAATAAGACCTATAAATTTTACGTATATGTTTCGTTGATTTTTATCATTTTAACTGCTGTAATCATGCTGATGGGCGGAGATATTTTATTAGCCATATTTGTATTGACTCTGGGTGCTATTTTCTTTGCATTCGGCGGGTATGCCTCCCAGTCTCCGTACAGTATCATCGGGGCTGAGAGAGAGCTGCTGCAGATGATGGCATATGAACCTATGGTATTGATTACTGCGGCAGGTTTGTATATGGTAAGCAAAACATTTTTCATTTCAGGAATTATCTCACAGGATGTTCCGGCAATCGTTTACTTACCTGCAGTATTTGTCGGATTTGTATATATATTAACGTTTAAGTTAAGAAAATCACCGTTTGATTTAAGCTTAGGACATCATGCTCATCAGGAGCTTGTTCAGGGAATATCTACCGAATATTCGGGAAAAGAATTAGCCGTTATTGAAGTGACCCATTGGTATGAATCCATTATTTCACTGGCTTTCGTTTACGTATTCTTTGCTACAAGCAATCCGGTAAGTCACGTATGGGCTGTTATTGCCTGTCTGGTCGTATATCTGTTTGAAATCATACTGGATAACTCGACCGTGCGTGTAAAATGGCAGCTGGCCTTTAAATCCGCTTGGATTGTTACCGGAGTTGTGAGCATAATAAACCTTATGATCTTATCATTTCTTAAATTTTAA
- a CDS encoding NADH-quinone oxidoreductase subunit B family protein has product MNFNTKSPWILHYDGTSCNGCDIEVLACLTPLYDVERFGVINTGNPRHADILLITGSVNDQNIPVVKQLYEQMADPKVVVAVGICATSGGVFADCYNVVGGVDKVIPVDVYVPGCAARPQAIIDGVVKAIAVLDEKQNAMKK; this is encoded by the coding sequence ATGAATTTTAATACAAAATCACCATGGATATTACATTATGATGGCACAAGCTGCAATGGATGTGATATAGAAGTTTTGGCATGTCTTACACCGCTGTACGATGTAGAGCGTTTTGGCGTAATTAATACGGGAAACCCAAGACATGCGGATATTTTACTGATTACAGGCAGTGTGAACGATCAAAATATTCCAGTTGTTAAACAGCTTTATGAGCAGATGGCCGATCCGAAAGTAGTTGTGGCCGTAGGAATTTGTGCAACTTCTGGAGGCGTATTCGCAGACTGCTATAACGTAGTGGGCGGCGTAGATAAGGTCATACCGGTAGATGTTTATGTGCCGGGGTGCGCAGCAAGACCGCAGGCTATTATAGACGGTGTGGTAAAAGCGATTGCCGTATTAGACGAAAAACAGAATGCAATGAAGAAGTAA
- a CDS encoding NADH-quinone oxidoreductase subunit C, giving the protein MGEQNIRKISSDEILAETINLKSAGYRLVAISCTNKDGLELSYSFDKDYDFINLRINMDYDTEIESISCIYHYAFLYENEIAELFGAKIKNIAVDFKDKLYRLSVETPFNMKKEEE; this is encoded by the coding sequence ATGGGAGAACAAAACATTAGAAAAATTTCTTCAGATGAAATTTTAGCTGAGACTATAAATCTTAAAAGTGCAGGGTATCGTCTGGTAGCGATTTCGTGCACCAATAAAGATGGTTTAGAATTAAGTTATTCATTTGATAAGGACTATGATTTTATTAATCTGAGAATAAATATGGACTATGATACTGAAATTGAAAGTATAAGCTGTATTTATCATTATGCTTTTTTATATGAAAATGAAATCGCAGAGCTCTTTGGAGCAAAAATAAAGAATATTGCAGTGGATTTCAAGGATAAACTGTACAGGTTATCGGTAGAGACTCCATTTAATATGAAGAAGGAGGAGGAGTAA
- a CDS encoding hydrogenase large subunit: MGERTVIPFGPHHPVLPEPIHLDLVLEDEKVVEAIPQIGYVHRGLEKLVEKRDFKQYTYIAERICGICSFMHGMGYCMSVESIMGIEVPERGKFLRTIWAELSRIHSHLLWLGLTADAFGFESLFMHCWRLREKVLDIFEETTGGRVIFSVCDVGGVRKDIDAETLKKIVDILTGMDKEIRELTQVFLNDSTVKSRTVGVGVLSKEKAQELGAVGPMARASGIKMDMRTQGYAAYKHLKFEPIVTTEGDSYGRMVVRIEEIFQAIDLIKQCVELIPEGDVITKFKGNPDGEYFTRLEQPRGEVIYYVKGNGTSFLDRVRVRTPTFANLPALLETLKNCDLADVPILILTIDPCISCTER; encoded by the coding sequence ATGGGAGAGAGAACAGTAATTCCTTTTGGACCCCACCATCCAGTGCTTCCGGAGCCAATTCACTTAGACTTGGTACTTGAGGATGAAAAAGTTGTAGAAGCAATTCCTCAAATCGGTTATGTTCACAGAGGACTTGAAAAATTAGTAGAAAAAAGAGATTTTAAACAATACACTTATATTGCAGAAAGAATTTGCGGAATCTGTTCCTTTATGCACGGCATGGGGTACTGTATGTCCGTAGAAAGCATCATGGGCATCGAAGTGCCGGAGAGAGGGAAGTTCTTAAGAACGATTTGGGCAGAACTATCCCGTATTCACAGCCATTTGCTCTGGCTTGGACTGACTGCGGATGCCTTTGGTTTTGAAAGCTTATTTATGCATTGCTGGAGACTGAGAGAAAAGGTATTGGATATTTTTGAAGAAACAACCGGCGGCCGGGTTATTTTTTCTGTATGTGATGTGGGCGGTGTCCGAAAAGATATTGATGCTGAAACACTGAAAAAAATCGTGGATATACTGACCGGAATGGATAAAGAGATCCGTGAGCTTACACAGGTATTTTTAAACGATTCAACAGTAAAAAGTCGTACGGTAGGTGTTGGTGTCCTTTCTAAGGAAAAGGCACAGGAATTGGGCGCCGTAGGACCAATGGCAAGAGCCAGTGGAATTAAAATGGATATGCGAACGCAGGGATATGCTGCTTACAAGCATCTGAAGTTTGAACCAATCGTTACAACAGAAGGTGATAGCTATGGCAGAATGGTGGTAAGAATCGAAGAAATTTTCCAGGCAATCGACTTAATCAAACAGTGCGTGGAATTGATTCCTGAGGGAGACGTAATAACTAAATTCAAAGGAAATCCGGATGGAGAATACTTTACTCGTCTGGAGCAGCCCCGTGGAGAGGTTATTTACTATGTTAAGGGAAACGGAACCAGCTTCTTAGACCGTGTCAGAGTCCGCACACCGACCTTTGCGAACCTTCCTGCACTTCTTGAAACGCTAAAGAATTGCGATCTTGCAGATGTACCGATTTTAATTCTTACAATCGATCCTTGCATCAGTTGTACAGAGAGATAA
- a CDS encoding 4Fe-4S binding protein, whose product MSLLSMTKTLFKSIAHGPYTDLYPVKPRENFERTRGSIGIDIENCVFCGICSKRCPTGAITTVRNDKSWSIERMNCVQCGYCVEVCPKKCLKMKNEYTTPELKKVKDEYVDARVPDNEENN is encoded by the coding sequence ATGTCTCTATTAAGTATGACAAAGACACTTTTTAAGAGTATCGCTCACGGACCCTATACAGATCTTTATCCGGTTAAACCAAGAGAAAATTTTGAACGTACAAGGGGAAGTATAGGAATTGATATTGAAAACTGCGTTTTTTGCGGAATCTGTTCAAAACGTTGTCCGACAGGAGCTATTACAACGGTAAGAAATGATAAATCTTGGAGCATTGAAAGAATGAACTGCGTTCAATGCGGCTATTGTGTAGAGGTATGCCCTAAAAAATGTCTCAAGATGAAAAATGAATATACTACTCCTGAACTAAAAAAAGTAAAGGATGAATATGTAGATGCACGAGTACCCGATAACGAAGAGAATAATTGA
- the hypA gene encoding hydrogenase maturation nickel metallochaperone HypA, whose translation MHEYPITKRIIEISEKFAKENHAQEVKQINLVVGEYSGYVASSIELYFEIIAEDSICKNASLHIERVKPKLKCDSCGKLFERKPFSFECPYCRGEGRPTEIGQEFYIKSIEV comes from the coding sequence ATGCACGAGTACCCGATAACGAAGAGAATAATTGAGATTTCCGAAAAATTTGCAAAAGAAAATCATGCGCAGGAAGTGAAACAAATTAACCTGGTCGTCGGAGAGTATTCGGGATACGTTGCCAGTTCCATCGAGCTTTATTTCGAGATCATTGCGGAGGACAGCATATGCAAAAATGCGTCGCTTCATATTGAACGGGTGAAACCCAAACTGAAATGTGACAGCTGCGGCAAATTATTTGAAAGAAAACCATTTTCATTTGAATGTCCGTATTGCCGAGGGGAAGGCCGACCTACAGAGATTGGGCAGGAATTTTACATTAAATCCATAGAGGTATGA
- the hypB gene encoding hydrogenase nickel incorporation protein HypB, which translates to MSENNEIEVMQSVYDKNDEIAAKINTSLTEKGIFAINVMGAPGAGKTSTLIKIIERLKDITPYVIEGDIEADIDTKTLQALGVKTIQINTNGACHLDSPLIGEAVETLNIENGVLFIENIGNLVCPAEFQIGEHVKMLISTVTEGSDKPYKYPLAFEKANSIIINKCDLLPYVDFDEEYFMKGVRALNKTAPVFKISSKTGEGVEEVVSWIKQNVK; encoded by the coding sequence ATGTCAGAAAACAATGAAATTGAAGTAATGCAATCTGTATATGATAAAAATGATGAAATAGCGGCAAAAATCAATACATCATTGACAGAAAAGGGAATATTTGCAATTAATGTAATGGGAGCACCCGGTGCCGGCAAGACATCAACTCTTATTAAGATTATTGAAAGACTAAAGGATATTACGCCGTATGTTATTGAAGGCGATATTGAAGCGGATATTGATACGAAGACTTTGCAGGCTTTAGGCGTGAAGACCATTCAAATCAATACCAACGGTGCATGCCATTTGGATTCTCCGCTGATTGGTGAGGCGGTAGAGACTCTTAATATTGAGAACGGCGTTCTGTTTATTGAAAATATCGGCAATTTAGTTTGTCCGGCAGAATTTCAGATCGGTGAGCATGTTAAAATGCTTATATCAACGGTAACAGAAGGAAGCGATAAGCCGTATAAATATCCGCTTGCTTTTGAAAAGGCAAACAGTATTATTATAAATAAGTGCGACCTTCTGCCCTATGTAGATTTTGATGAAGAATATTTTATGAAGGGCGTAAGAGCCTTAAATAAAACAGCTCCTGTTTTTAAGATTTCCAGTAAAACAGGAGAAGGCGTTGAGGAAGTCGTTTCATGGATAAAACAAAATGTAAAGTAA
- the hypF gene encoding carbamoyltransferase HypF: MDKTKCKVMTNKIIVSGIVQGVGFRPLTFRVAKKNNIKGTVQNIGGMVEIIAQSSDEDFENFLYDLQHAECEGCEIINIEITDITSETTESFDQFKIIESTSNEVVSIIPPDLATCDTCLEELYKKDNRRYQNPFISCMSCGPRYTIMEVLPYDRDNTTMEDFPMCGECNAEYISPESRRFHAQTISCYDCGPYLIFKEYDRDRKNVKRDKLYRKKAVQCDPHKVNIYKNKIRFQRAVEVLKNGGILAVKGIGGYHFVCSPFMEHTVQNLRKLKGREEKPFAVMFESVEAIREYCDVSVPEKKLLESKARPIVLLYSHNEKMAPSTYKGSIYCGAFLPYTPLQTMLLRECGPLIMTSGNISDQPIIREDREMLSLRSPLLDGVLYNKRRIIRSVDDSVAKIVDGKAQLVRRSRGYVPYPVFLQESRNNLKIFAAGGDLKASFCLYNRGSAVVSQYFGDLEERSILEEYKKSVDDLSKLLKMEPDMAVCDLHPNYFSTRFTESLNKPILYVQHHHAHIASVMAEHNLKGKVIGIAFDGTGYGTDGNIWGSEFLICQGAEFQRAAHLKYAPMLGGDQSMKDAKKTADCFLVEAGLEQYIHDDRSDLIQAALRNHINTVLTSSMGRLFDAVSSILGILDENHYEGECAAYLEKEALLAEKSKIFPEPMSFKILRKDDMIEIDPAPVLEVLCRFREETDHTGASFLSRRQSLALGFHYALAEAIRNVCRLLREQHQVSTVAFSGGVFQNSVLTNRLIKQLRQDGFMVYYNIAVPPNDGSISLGQTYVGIMKAEQNESLNM, from the coding sequence ATGGATAAAACAAAATGTAAAGTAATGACAAATAAAATAATAGTATCAGGAATTGTACAAGGGGTTGGTTTTCGACCCCTTACTTTTCGCGTTGCGAAAAAAAACAATATAAAAGGAACTGTTCAGAATATTGGAGGAATGGTGGAAATTATTGCCCAATCTTCTGACGAGGACTTTGAAAATTTTTTGTATGATTTGCAGCATGCAGAGTGCGAAGGCTGTGAAATCATCAATATAGAGATCACCGATATCACATCGGAAACCACCGAAAGCTTTGATCAATTTAAAATTATTGAAAGCACATCCAATGAGGTGGTGTCCATTATTCCGCCGGATCTGGCTACCTGCGACACCTGTTTGGAGGAACTGTACAAAAAGGATAACAGAAGATACCAGAATCCGTTCATCAGCTGTATGTCCTGCGGCCCCAGATATACGATTATGGAGGTTCTTCCTTATGACCGAGATAATACGACCATGGAGGATTTCCCTATGTGCGGCGAATGCAATGCGGAGTATATTTCTCCTGAAAGCAGACGCTTTCATGCACAGACTATATCCTGTTACGATTGCGGTCCGTATTTGATTTTTAAAGAATATGACCGTGATAGAAAGAATGTAAAACGGGATAAATTATATAGAAAAAAAGCGGTTCAATGTGATCCGCATAAAGTAAATATATATAAAAATAAAATAAGATTTCAGCGTGCGGTCGAGGTTCTAAAAAATGGCGGAATCCTTGCCGTAAAAGGAATTGGAGGGTATCATTTCGTATGCTCGCCGTTTATGGAGCACACGGTACAAAATTTAAGAAAGCTGAAGGGGCGTGAGGAAAAACCCTTTGCAGTGATGTTTGAATCCGTGGAGGCGATTCGAGAATACTGTGATGTGTCTGTTCCAGAAAAAAAGCTTCTGGAATCTAAAGCAAGACCCATCGTACTGCTTTATTCACATAACGAAAAAATGGCGCCGTCTACGTATAAAGGAAGCATTTACTGCGGTGCGTTCCTGCCTTATACGCCGCTTCAGACCATGCTGCTGCGGGAATGCGGGCCGTTGATCATGACCAGCGGAAATATTTCCGATCAGCCCATCATTCGGGAGGACAGAGAGATGCTGTCCTTAAGAAGTCCGTTGTTGGATGGGGTTTTATACAACAAAAGGCGGATCATTCGGTCTGTTGATGATTCTGTTGCAAAAATTGTGGATGGCAAAGCACAGCTGGTTCGCAGAAGCAGAGGCTATGTGCCGTACCCTGTTTTTTTGCAGGAAAGCAGGAACAATTTAAAAATATTTGCAGCCGGCGGGGATTTAAAGGCCTCTTTCTGTTTGTACAACAGGGGGAGTGCTGTAGTATCCCAATATTTTGGGGACTTGGAAGAACGTTCCATCTTGGAAGAATATAAAAAATCTGTGGACGATTTATCCAAGCTGTTAAAGATGGAGCCGGATATGGCGGTCTGCGACCTGCATCCCAATTACTTTTCCACCAGATTTACCGAGTCTTTAAATAAACCAATTCTTTATGTTCAGCATCATCATGCACACATTGCATCCGTTATGGCAGAGCATAATTTAAAGGGAAAAGTCATCGGAATCGCTTTTGACGGAACCGGATACGGTACGGATGGGAATATTTGGGGAAGCGAATTCCTGATCTGCCAGGGAGCGGAGTTTCAGAGGGCAGCTCATTTAAAGTATGCTCCTATGCTGGGAGGAGACCAGTCCATGAAGGACGCCAAGAAAACGGCAGATTGCTTTTTAGTGGAAGCAGGGCTGGAACAATATATCCATGACGATAGAAGTGATTTGATTCAAGCCGCCCTGAGAAATCACATCAATACAGTTCTGACCTCTAGTATGGGCAGACTTTTTGATGCAGTTTCCAGCATTCTTGGGATTCTGGATGAGAACCATTACGAAGGGGAATGTGCGGCCTATCTGGAAAAAGAAGCCCTTTTGGCTGAAAAGAGCAAAATCTTTCCGGAGCCCATGTCCTTTAAGATTCTAAGAAAAGATGATATGATAGAAATAGATCCGGCACCTGTTTTGGAAGTGCTGTGCAGATTCCGGGAAGAAACAGACCATACGGGAGCTTCTTTCCTTTCAAGGCGCCAGTCTCTGGCGCTGGGCTTTCATTATGCGCTTGCAGAGGCCATACGGAACGTATGCCGTCTGTTAAGAGAGCAGCATCAAGTGAGCACGGTTGCTTTCAGCGGCGGCGTTTTTCAGAATTCTGTTCTGACAAACCGTCTAATCAAACAGCTGCGGCAGGATGGATTTATGGTCTATTATAATATAGCCGTGCCTCCCAATGATGGGTCTATCAGTTTAGGACAGACGTATGTGGGTATAATGAAGGCAGAGCAGAATGAAAGTTTGAACATGTAG
- a CDS encoding HypC/HybG/HupF family hydrogenase formation chaperone, which translates to MCVAVPGKIVEINGSTAKVDVMNNTCDVNIKLVQAKIGDYVLIHAGCAIDVLSKDSAEEILWMFKELEEEVHDNSSADH; encoded by the coding sequence ATGTGTGTTGCAGTACCGGGAAAAATAGTAGAAATAAATGGCAGTACAGCTAAAGTAGATGTGATGAACAATACGTGTGATGTGAATATCAAGCTGGTTCAGGCTAAAATCGGTGATTATGTGTTGATTCATGCCGGCTGTGCCATTGATGTGTTAAGCAAAGATTCAGCGGAGGAAATACTCTGGATGTTCAAAGAACTGGAGGAGGAAGTGCATGATAACTCTTCAGCAGATCACTAG
- the hypD gene encoding hydrogenase formation protein HypD: MITLQQITRELKEYDGREIKIMEVCGTHTSSIFKNGIRSLISPKIKLISGPGCPVCVTPSVYVDKLVDISLKENHCVLTFGDMMKVKGNEHSLTEAAAIGGKVKVVYSPLDAVKIATEDANTQYVFAAVGFETTTPIYGILIDEIIKKQISNLKILTSLKTITPALTYICENEKNIDAFIAPGHVSVIIGCDAYKELAEKYHKPFVVAGFEGEHILAAVYEIFLQLKENKACMKNMYISAVSDKGNMQALSVINQYFEPKDDFWRGIGVIEKSSLRLKPEYFQYDAGSDFDEYKESPPKGCKCKEVILGRISPAECPLFAKQCTPLSAVGPCMVSAEGACGIWYKNRGRE; the protein is encoded by the coding sequence ATGATAACTCTTCAGCAGATCACTAGGGAATTAAAAGAATACGACGGAAGAGAAATTAAAATTATGGAGGTGTGCGGAACTCATACTTCCAGCATTTTTAAAAATGGTATACGAAGCTTGATCTCGCCAAAGATAAAGCTCATATCCGGGCCGGGATGCCCGGTCTGTGTGACGCCCTCCGTATATGTGGACAAGCTGGTGGATATTTCTTTAAAAGAGAATCACTGCGTTCTGACCTTTGGAGATATGATGAAAGTAAAAGGAAATGAACATTCTCTGACAGAGGCGGCTGCCATCGGAGGGAAGGTAAAAGTCGTGTATTCTCCGCTGGATGCCGTAAAGATCGCTACGGAAGATGCCAATACGCAGTATGTGTTTGCTGCTGTTGGATTTGAAACGACCACGCCGATTTATGGCATATTGATTGACGAGATTATTAAAAAGCAGATTTCAAATTTAAAGATTTTGACTTCTCTTAAGACCATAACACCGGCACTCACCTATATCTGTGAAAACGAAAAAAATATCGATGCATTTATAGCACCGGGTCATGTGAGCGTCATCATCGGCTGTGATGCTTATAAAGAACTGGCCGAGAAATATCATAAGCCTTTTGTGGTGGCAGGTTTTGAAGGCGAACATATTTTGGCGGCTGTTTATGAAATTTTTCTCCAGCTCAAAGAAAACAAAGCCTGCATGAAAAACATGTATATCAGTGCGGTTTCGGATAAAGGAAATATGCAGGCTCTTTCTGTTATCAACCAGTATTTTGAACCAAAGGACGACTTCTGGCGCGGTATTGGCGTGATAGAAAAATCCTCTCTGAGGTTAAAGCCGGAATACTTTCAGTATGATGCCGGAAGTGATTTTGATGAATATAAGGAGAGTCCGCCAAAAGGATGCAAATGTAAAGAAGTGATCCTGGGCAGAATCAGTCCGGCAGAATGTCCTTTATTTGCAAAGCAATGCACTCCGCTGAGCGCGGTGGGACCATGTATGGTATCCGCTGAGGGAGCATGCGGCATATGGTATAAAAACAGAGGAAGAGAATAA